Proteins encoded together in one Candidatus Neomarinimicrobiota bacterium window:
- a CDS encoding NAD(P) transhydrogenase subunit alpha, producing the protein MSGQLLVEIYVLVLAVFVGFEVIAKVPPTLHTPLMSGSNAISGITIVGALIAAGSGGSQITTVLGTIAIICATINVVGGFMVTQRMLKMFKR; encoded by the coding sequence ATGAGCGGCCAACTTTTAGTAGAAATTTATGTATTAGTTCTGGCAGTATTTGTCGGCTTTGAGGTTATTGCTAAAGTGCCACCAACTCTGCACACTCCTTTAATGTCCGGCTCAAATGCCATATCTGGAATTACCATTGTCGGTGCTCTGATTGCCGCCGGTTCTGGAGGATCTCAAATCACGACTGTTCTGGGTACTATCGCAATTATATGTGCTACAATTAATGTTGTAGGCGGATTTATGGTAACCCAAAGAATGTTGAAAATGTTTAAACGATAA
- a CDS encoding Re/Si-specific NAD(P)(+) transhydrogenase subunit alpha, whose translation MTISVLKETAEHENRVALVPESVARLIKNDFRILVQDGAGLTAGFRTSEYEKAGAEIVTDYDTLLSEGQVFLKVQCVCLQDGMMKIVDPFHENSVIIGFFNPFKNIQNVDELAKKMVTTFSMELVPRISRAQKMDALSAMSSAAGYKAVVLAASSLNKFFPMMMTAAGTISPAKVLVIGAGVAGLQAIATAKRLGAKVKAFDTRPIVQEQVESLGAEFVSLDASEEAETAGGYAEELSDDYYRHEQIVIGEQISDTDVVITTAQIFGKRAPLLITEEMVKSMRYGSAIVDLAAEQGGNCELTIAGKSVERYGVTIHGSTDLPGTLSYHSSEMFSRNVTALLMEMVKDGEVNIDLEDEVIAGTILTQNGKILNEHVINLLQRAEENK comes from the coding sequence ATTACCATATCTGTCCTCAAAGAAACAGCTGAACACGAAAATAGGGTCGCCCTAGTTCCAGAAAGTGTTGCGCGTCTTATTAAAAATGATTTTCGAATTCTTGTGCAAGATGGCGCAGGATTAACAGCGGGGTTTCGCACCAGCGAATATGAGAAGGCAGGTGCAGAAATTGTAACCGATTACGATACATTGCTTAGCGAAGGACAGGTGTTTTTAAAGGTGCAATGTGTTTGTCTTCAAGATGGAATGATGAAAATTGTGGACCCTTTTCATGAGAATTCTGTTATAATAGGTTTTTTCAATCCATTTAAAAATATCCAAAATGTAGATGAGCTTGCCAAAAAAATGGTAACGACTTTTTCAATGGAACTTGTACCTAGAATTTCCCGTGCACAAAAAATGGATGCTCTTAGTGCGATGAGTTCAGCTGCCGGTTACAAAGCGGTGGTACTCGCGGCAAGTTCACTCAATAAGTTTTTTCCAATGATGATGACAGCCGCAGGAACTATTTCACCAGCCAAAGTATTGGTCATCGGCGCCGGTGTAGCCGGGTTGCAAGCGATTGCTACTGCAAAAAGACTTGGCGCAAAAGTAAAAGCATTTGATACGCGCCCTATTGTTCAGGAACAGGTGGAAAGTCTTGGCGCGGAATTTGTGTCTTTAGATGCATCAGAAGAAGCTGAAACAGCAGGTGGATATGCAGAAGAATTATCCGATGATTATTATCGCCATGAACAAATCGTGATTGGCGAGCAGATTTCTGATACGGATGTTGTTATTACGACTGCACAAATTTTTGGGAAACGTGCACCGTTACTTATTACAGAAGAAATGGTGAAATCTATGCGGTATGGTTCTGCCATTGTGGATTTGGCAGCAGAGCAAGGCGGGAATTGCGAATTGACCATCGCCGGAAAATCAGTAGAACGATATGGTGTCACAATCCATGGAAGTACAGATTTGCCCGGCACCCTTTCGTATCATAGTAGCGAAATGTTTAGCAGAAATGTAACCGCCCTTTTGATGGAAATGGTTAAGGATGGAGAAGTGAATATAGATTTGGAAGATGAGGTTATAGCAGGAACTATTTTGACACAAAATGGAAAAATTCTCAACGAACATGTAATTAATTTATTGCAACGTGCAGAGGAAAATAAATGA
- a CDS encoding NAD(P)(+) transhydrogenase (Re/Si-specific) subunit beta: MLESVIIPLIYLASAVSFILGLKQLSHPRTAPKGNSTAAVGMLLAIIGTLFKTEVIDFQFIIIGLVVGSAIGVFAAKRVEMTSMPQLVALFNGFGGLSSLLVATSEVYSGNQLGTFTLSTVSLSILIGSITFSGSLVAFAKLQGIMRGMPLVFKGARIFNGLLILLVILLTVYTVMNPSELFTYILWIIALSLISGYYFVVPIGGADMPVVISLLNSFSGIAAASTGFVIANDALIISGALVGASGIILTNIMCKGMNRTLWNVLFIGIESSSASEVATGPQKSAKSYEPEDTVVIFENAKQVVIVPGYGMAVAQAQHVVHEFQKTLEAKGVTVKYAVHPVAGRMPGHMNVLLAEANVSYDNLYDLDAINPEFEETDIALVIGANDVVNPAARHDTASPIFGMPILDVDKAQTVFVLKRSMNPGYAGIENELFFNDNTIMIFGDAKETVGRLTAELR; this comes from the coding sequence ATGCTTGAATCCGTCATTATACCCTTAATTTATCTGGCATCCGCTGTGTCCTTTATACTTGGACTTAAGCAACTTTCACATCCACGCACAGCACCCAAAGGAAACTCAACTGCAGCCGTTGGGATGTTGCTTGCAATTATCGGAACGTTGTTCAAAACAGAAGTAATAGATTTTCAATTCATCATTATTGGGCTTGTGGTTGGATCCGCCATTGGTGTTTTTGCGGCAAAACGTGTGGAAATGACATCAATGCCTCAGCTCGTTGCATTGTTTAACGGCTTTGGCGGATTATCTTCATTGCTTGTGGCAACTTCGGAAGTGTATTCAGGGAATCAACTTGGGACGTTTACCTTATCAACTGTTTCCCTTAGTATTTTAATTGGATCCATAACATTTTCCGGGAGTTTGGTTGCTTTTGCTAAACTCCAGGGAATAATGCGAGGTATGCCGCTCGTCTTTAAGGGTGCTCGAATTTTTAACGGATTATTAATTCTTTTGGTGATTTTACTGACTGTTTATACTGTTATGAATCCAAGTGAGTTGTTTACGTATATCTTATGGATTATTGCTTTATCACTGATATCGGGATATTATTTTGTGGTACCAATTGGTGGAGCGGATATGCCTGTAGTAATCTCACTACTCAATTCATTCTCCGGGATTGCTGCAGCTTCCACTGGGTTTGTAATTGCGAATGATGCACTAATAATCAGCGGAGCCTTGGTTGGGGCAAGTGGAATTATATTGACAAACATAATGTGTAAAGGTATGAACCGAACACTTTGGAATGTGCTTTTTATAGGAATTGAAAGTTCATCCGCTTCTGAAGTGGCAACTGGTCCACAAAAATCTGCAAAATCTTATGAACCGGAAGATACTGTTGTGATCTTTGAAAATGCAAAGCAAGTGGTGATTGTGCCGGGATACGGGATGGCGGTCGCGCAAGCCCAGCATGTTGTGCACGAATTCCAGAAAACTCTAGAAGCGAAAGGTGTTACCGTAAAATACGCAGTTCACCCTGTAGCCGGACGAATGCCGGGGCATATGAATGTATTGTTAGCAGAAGCGAACGTGTCCTATGACAATCTCTACGACCTTGATGCAATTAACCCAGAATTTGAAGAAACAGATATTGCTCTTGTCATCGGCGCAAACGATGTTGTAAACCCTGCCGCACGGCACGATACTGCCAGCCCGATTTTTGGTATGCCTATTTTGGATGTGGATAAGGCGCAAACAGTTTTCGTTTTAAAACGTAGTATGAACCCGGGATACGCCGGAATCGAGAATGAACTATTTTTTAACGACAATACCATTATGATTTTTGGTGATGCCAAAGAGACAGTTGGTCGCTTGACTGCAGAACTCCGTTAA